One window of the Rhizobiaceae bacterium genome contains the following:
- a CDS encoding MFS transporter, whose amino-acid sequence MHTPGTPDSSARYAAFRHGAFLRFWLARFFTTFAAQIVSVAVGWQIYDLTRDPFDLGLVGVVQFLPSLLLVLVTGVVADRFGRRLIMGLAVVLEALCALALLLLTLHGLSTPLPVFAVLAVFGVARAFFGPASASLVANLVPAEIFSNAVAWNSSAWQTATIVGPVAGGLLYGVAPEVAYGVAVAMMAVASILIFSIPKPVQRSETEKPSLETLFAGFRYIWGEKIVLGAISLDLFAVLLSGAVALLPVYARDILELGPWGLGLLRAAPGIGAIAVAIWLTGHPIRDHAGLVMLFFVGLFGAFTIVFGVSEIPWLSIFALAMLGATDMVSVYIRETLIQLWTPDRVRGRVNAVNMVFVGASNELGEFRAGTMAALIGTVPAVVFGGVGAIAVAGLWAVLFPALRKVRRLDGRT is encoded by the coding sequence ATGCATACTCCCGGCACTCCCGATTCCTCCGCGCGCTATGCCGCCTTCCGGCACGGCGCCTTCCTGAGATTCTGGCTCGCGCGCTTCTTCACGACGTTCGCCGCGCAGATCGTCTCCGTCGCTGTCGGCTGGCAGATCTACGATCTGACGCGCGATCCGTTCGACCTCGGCCTCGTCGGCGTGGTCCAGTTTCTGCCGTCGCTCCTGCTGGTTCTCGTCACCGGCGTTGTCGCCGACAGGTTCGGCCGGCGGCTCATCATGGGGCTTGCCGTCGTCCTGGAGGCGCTGTGCGCTCTGGCGCTCCTGCTGCTCACCCTGCACGGGTTGAGCACGCCGCTCCCCGTATTCGCCGTGCTGGCAGTGTTCGGTGTGGCGCGCGCATTCTTCGGTCCGGCATCCGCCTCGCTGGTCGCGAATCTGGTTCCCGCAGAGATTTTCTCGAACGCGGTCGCGTGGAATTCGTCGGCTTGGCAGACCGCGACCATAGTCGGCCCGGTGGCGGGAGGCCTGCTCTACGGCGTCGCGCCGGAAGTGGCCTACGGTGTCGCCGTAGCAATGATGGCGGTTGCTTCGATCCTGATCTTCTCCATTCCGAAGCCTGTTCAGCGCAGCGAGACCGAAAAGCCGTCGCTGGAGACCCTGTTCGCGGGTTTCCGCTACATCTGGGGCGAGAAGATCGTGCTCGGCGCGATCTCGCTCGACCTGTTCGCCGTGCTGCTGTCGGGCGCCGTCGCGTTGCTGCCGGTCTATGCGCGTGACATACTGGAACTCGGACCCTGGGGCCTCGGTCTCCTGCGCGCCGCGCCCGGCATCGGTGCCATCGCCGTGGCGATCTGGCTCACGGGCCATCCGATCCGCGACCATGCGGGCCTGGTGATGCTGTTCTTCGTCGGGCTGTTCGGCGCGTTCACCATCGTCTTCGGCGTCTCCGAGATACCGTGGCTGTCGATTTTCGCTTTGGCGATGCTGGGCGCCACGGACATGGTGAGCGTCTACATCCGCGAAACCCTGATCCAGCTCTGGACGCCTGACCGCGTGCGCGGGCGGGTCAACGCGGTCAACATGGTGTTCGTCGGCGCCTCCAACGAACTCGGCGAATTCCGCGCCGGCACCATGGCGGCCCTGATCGGCACCGTGCCGGCGGTCGTGTTCGGCGGTGTCGGCGCGATCGCCGTCGCGGGGTTGTGGGCGGTGCTCTTCCCGGCGTTACGGAAAGTCAGGAGGCTTGACGGCCGGACCTAG
- a CDS encoding winged helix-turn-helix domain-containing protein, which produces MPSLSLRINLDPEGRLGPGKIDLLENIATFGSISAAARGMDMSYKRAWDLVEELNRLFPKPLVSAKTGGRRGGGAELTPAGLSVVARFRAIERAAQSAAEPHLAALQKEVAGE; this is translated from the coding sequence ATGCCTTCGCTCAGCCTGAGAATAAACCTCGACCCCGAAGGCCGTCTCGGGCCTGGCAAGATCGATCTACTCGAGAACATAGCCACCTTCGGCTCGATCTCGGCGGCGGCACGCGGCATGGACATGTCGTACAAACGCGCCTGGGATCTGGTCGAGGAACTGAACCGGCTTTTTCCCAAGCCGCTGGTTTCGGCCAAGACGGGCGGCAGGCGAGGCGGCGGTGCCGAACTCACACCCGCCGGTCTTTCCGTCGTCGCCCGCTTCCGCGCCATCGAGCGCGCCGCGCAGTCTGCCGCGGAACCGCATCTCGCCGCCTTGCAGAAGGAGGTCGCGGGAGAGTGA
- a CDS encoding DUF2934 domain-containing protein, whose translation MSGKEDRIRARAYELWEREGRAHGNHEYHWQEATRQVEAEIAGEAVAAPLKATRKISAKTATPRTPKSAAVLSTTPAGDAASKPARASRAAKPKPA comes from the coding sequence ATGTCCGGCAAGGAAGACAGAATTCGTGCCCGCGCCTACGAACTCTGGGAACGCGAGGGGCGCGCCCACGGCAACCACGAATACCACTGGCAGGAAGCAACGAGGCAGGTGGAAGCGGAGATAGCCGGTGAAGCCGTTGCCGCTCCCTTGAAGGCGACGCGAAAGATCAGCGCCAAGACCGCCACGCCGCGCACACCCAAATCCGCGGCCGTCCTGTCCACCACCCCGGCGGGCGATGCGGCGTCAAAACCGGCACGCGCTTCGCGCGCTGCAAAGCCGAAACCCGCCTGA
- a CDS encoding EAL domain-containing protein — protein MQRLLKRVGNTHVLHKYVLPVAVLSAAMLVAVIVPLLWSTWQADRTAFERQERLVNLAVTRLRTSIAHDQESSAVWDDAVRNVAKRDTGWMDANLGVWMHTYFGHDGAFILDPRDRPIFSSFDGTVIDNSQFANLEPAILPMVAALRDKLRRSDMSDVNDRVLTPGVSDISLFWGRPAIISVKPIVSDTGKIEQTPGEEYLHIAVRLLDGDVLKDLAKEYLLDGLRFAPTEDAVNGEASIALHTSGGETLGYVAWRPHRPGSEVAGRITPVLAAVFVVVATILGLLLVAVRKRSLKLVSSEFTIRHLAFHDTLTGLPNRVHFEETLDREIGRARNGQSQLAVLYLDLDRFKQVNDSLGHPAGDQLIVQFANRLKLLTEPGDFVARVGGDEFTIILPRATNSERLSGFCSRIIDAVRRPFEVDGSQVFIGISVGVACAPTDGFDRIELTRKADIALYHAKSAGRSRYAIFSEGMDAAIQRRRTVERDLRAALVSGNQLEAYFQPICAAESGTIVGAEALMRWIHPESGFIPPDVFIPVAEESGLIEKIGEVVLRQACDAASRWPIETVAVNVSAIELRNPGFATRVAATLMATGLQPHRLELEVTESAIVDDSGSAQENIAALRELGVAIAIDDFGTGFSSLARLQHLDVDRIKIDRSFINGFGKSGSNEAIVKAIVDLARAVGLATTAEGVETPAQQERLMEIGCDHLQGYLLGKPMRRADMEQLLIPPRVIDAHWA, from the coding sequence ATGCAACGGTTGCTGAAGCGTGTCGGCAACACGCACGTGTTGCACAAATATGTCCTGCCTGTCGCCGTGCTGTCCGCGGCGATGCTGGTGGCCGTCATCGTTCCGTTGCTCTGGTCGACCTGGCAAGCAGACCGCACGGCGTTCGAGCGTCAGGAAAGACTCGTCAATCTGGCCGTCACCAGACTTCGCACGTCGATCGCCCACGATCAGGAGAGTTCGGCGGTATGGGACGACGCCGTGCGCAACGTCGCCAAGCGCGACACCGGCTGGATGGACGCGAATCTCGGCGTCTGGATGCACACCTATTTCGGCCATGACGGGGCCTTCATCCTCGATCCGCGCGACCGGCCGATCTTCAGCTCCTTCGACGGGACGGTGATCGACAACAGTCAGTTCGCCAACCTCGAACCGGCCATATTGCCGATGGTGGCGGCGCTGCGGGACAAGCTGCGCCGCTCGGACATGAGCGACGTTAACGACCGCGTCCTTACGCCCGGCGTCTCCGACATCAGCCTGTTCTGGGGCCGGCCTGCCATCATCAGCGTCAAGCCGATCGTATCCGACACCGGAAAGATCGAGCAGACGCCGGGCGAGGAGTATCTTCACATCGCCGTCAGATTGCTGGACGGCGACGTGCTGAAGGATCTCGCCAAGGAATATCTTCTGGACGGACTTCGCTTCGCTCCGACCGAGGACGCGGTCAACGGCGAGGCGAGCATCGCCTTGCATACGTCGGGCGGTGAAACACTGGGTTATGTCGCGTGGCGTCCGCATCGCCCCGGCAGCGAGGTGGCCGGCCGGATTACTCCTGTTCTTGCTGCGGTCTTCGTGGTTGTGGCGACCATCCTCGGCCTGCTGCTGGTAGCTGTCCGGAAAAGATCGCTGAAGCTCGTCTCCAGCGAGTTCACCATTCGCCATCTGGCGTTCCACGATACGCTGACCGGCCTGCCGAACCGCGTGCACTTCGAGGAAACGCTCGACCGCGAGATCGGCCGCGCGCGCAACGGGCAATCGCAGCTCGCCGTGCTCTATCTCGATCTCGACCGCTTCAAGCAGGTCAACGACTCGCTCGGCCATCCGGCGGGCGACCAGTTGATCGTGCAGTTTGCCAACAGGCTGAAGCTGCTGACTGAACCCGGCGATTTCGTTGCCCGGGTCGGAGGCGACGAGTTCACCATTATCCTGCCGAGAGCGACCAACAGCGAGCGGCTGTCCGGCTTCTGCTCGCGCATCATAGACGCGGTGCGCAGACCTTTCGAGGTCGACGGCAGCCAGGTCTTCATCGGCATCAGCGTCGGGGTGGCATGCGCGCCGACGGATGGCTTCGATCGCATAGAGCTGACGCGCAAGGCCGACATCGCGCTCTACCACGCCAAGAGCGCCGGCCGCAGCCGCTACGCGATCTTCTCGGAAGGCATGGATGCAGCCATCCAGCGCCGTCGCACCGTGGAGCGCGACCTGCGCGCAGCGCTCGTGTCGGGAAACCAGCTCGAAGCCTACTTCCAGCCGATCTGCGCGGCGGAAAGCGGGACAATCGTCGGCGCCGAAGCCCTGATGCGCTGGATTCACCCCGAATCCGGCTTCATTCCCCCGGATGTCTTCATCCCGGTCGCGGAGGAAAGCGGTCTGATCGAGAAGATAGGCGAGGTCGTGTTGCGGCAGGCCTGCGACGCCGCGTCGCGATGGCCGATCGAAACCGTCGCGGTGAACGTATCGGCAATCGAATTGCGCAATCCGGGATTCGCGACGCGCGTCGCCGCAACGCTGATGGCGACCGGTCTGCAACCGCATAGGCTGGAATTGGAGGTCACGGAAAGCGCGATCGTCGACGATTCCGGTTCCGCGCAGGAAAATATCGCCGCGTTGCGGGAACTCGGCGTGGCGATCGCCATCGACGATTTCGGCACCGGCTTTTCCTCGCTGGCCCGGCTTCAGCATCTCGATGTGGACCGCATCAAGATCGATCGCAGCTTCATCAACGGCTTCGGCAAGTCGGGAAGCAACGAGGCCATAGTCAAGGCGATCGTCGATCTCGCCCGCGCCGTCGGCCTGGCGACCACGGCCGAGGGGGTGGAGACCCCGGCGCAGCAGGAACGGCTGATGGAAATCGGCTGCGACCACTTGCAGGGCTATCTGCTCGGCAAGCCAATGCGTAGAGCCGACATGGAGCAATTGCTCATACCACCCCGGGTGATCGACGCCCACTGGGCGTGA
- a CDS encoding DUF2188 domain-containing protein, translated as MTRITYEIVEHDGGWAYKVGNVFSETFASRDEAHRAAEQAAGEQRVAGATEGIEYQTSDGSWHQEVVKGDDRPETDVKD; from the coding sequence ATGACACGGATCACATATGAAATCGTCGAGCACGATGGCGGCTGGGCCTACAAGGTCGGAAACGTGTTTTCTGAGACGTTCGCGTCACGCGACGAGGCACACCGCGCCGCCGAGCAGGCGGCGGGCGAACAGCGCGTCGCGGGCGCCACGGAAGGCATCGAATATCAGACCAGCGACGGTTCCTGGCATCAGGAAGTGGTGAAAGGCGACGATCGCCCGGAGACGGACGTCAAGGACTGA
- a CDS encoding carbohydrate kinase yields MPRYLLGIDAGSTLTKAAIFDIQGRELARAAEPVPLDRPHPGWVECDPETAWHAARGAIREVIAKSAVAPTDIAAIGISAAMVGAWLVDAEGNALRPGINWEDSRTQDMLDQRLAQDPDFYCRIFRADGCVMQQGCSLPVAAWLRENEPDTFARAAHVFSYKDFLRMKLTGLAAADRTEAAVAPGDARGRSRSPEMFALFGLTDVLDKFPKALDSESLAGALAREAAQDLGLAEGTPVAIGAGDVPSTIVGASALQAGTALVVLGTTCIAGVVSDEPVFTPPDLGLLFTLPDRAWFRSMVNVAGTLNLDWAIANILGETERSADLFVRLDAMVSAVSIGCDGVVYLPYLSESGIIAPVFDQRARAGFFGLTPRHGRAHMMRAVYEGVILAIRDLLQHLPTVEGDILLTGGGANSRVWTQMLADATGKPIAVPSGSEFGARGAALLAATSIGLYPSVRHASVSTREIARRQEPSRGLQGAWDRAFANYARQRDMILQRPD; encoded by the coding sequence ATGCCTCGCTATCTCCTCGGCATAGACGCCGGGTCGACGCTCACCAAGGCCGCCATATTCGACATCCAGGGACGCGAGCTGGCGCGAGCAGCCGAGCCCGTGCCGCTTGATCGCCCGCATCCGGGATGGGTGGAATGCGACCCGGAAACGGCCTGGCATGCAGCAAGAGGCGCGATCCGCGAGGTCATAGCGAAGTCCGCTGTCGCGCCGACGGACATCGCGGCCATCGGTATTTCCGCAGCCATGGTCGGCGCATGGCTGGTGGACGCAGAAGGCAACGCCTTGCGCCCCGGCATCAACTGGGAAGACAGCCGCACGCAGGACATGCTCGACCAGAGGCTTGCGCAAGATCCTGATTTCTATTGCCGCATCTTCCGCGCCGACGGCTGCGTGATGCAGCAGGGCTGCAGCCTGCCTGTCGCCGCGTGGCTCCGCGAGAACGAGCCCGATACCTTCGCCCGTGCGGCGCATGTCTTCAGCTACAAGGATTTCCTGCGCATGAAGCTGACCGGCCTCGCCGCCGCCGACCGGACCGAGGCGGCCGTGGCGCCCGGCGACGCGCGCGGGAGGAGCCGCAGCCCGGAAATGTTCGCGCTGTTCGGACTCACGGATGTCCTCGACAAGTTCCCGAAAGCGCTGGATTCCGAGAGCCTGGCTGGCGCGCTCGCGAGAGAGGCCGCGCAGGACCTCGGCCTTGCCGAAGGCACGCCGGTAGCCATCGGAGCCGGTGACGTTCCCTCAACCATCGTCGGTGCGAGCGCGCTTCAGGCGGGCACGGCGCTTGTAGTGCTCGGCACCACCTGCATCGCGGGCGTCGTTTCGGACGAGCCCGTCTTCACGCCGCCCGACCTCGGTCTTCTCTTCACCTTGCCCGACCGCGCATGGTTCCGGTCCATGGTCAACGTCGCCGGCACGCTCAACCTCGACTGGGCGATCGCCAACATCCTCGGCGAGACGGAACGCAGCGCCGATCTGTTCGTCCGCCTCGACGCCATGGTTTCCGCCGTATCAATCGGCTGCGACGGCGTCGTCTATCTGCCCTACCTCTCCGAGAGCGGCATCATCGCGCCCGTCTTTGACCAGCGCGCCCGCGCAGGCTTCTTCGGACTGACGCCGCGCCACGGTCGCGCCCACATGATGCGCGCCGTCTATGAAGGCGTCATCCTCGCGATCCGTGACCTGCTGCAGCATCTGCCTACGGTCGAAGGCGATATCCTGCTTACCGGCGGCGGCGCGAACAGCCGCGTCTGGACACAGATGCTGGCGGATGCGACCGGCAAGCCGATTGCCGTGCCCTCGGGATCGGAGTTCGGTGCGCGCGGCGCGGCGCTTCTGGCCGCAACCTCGATCGGCCTTTATCCCTCCGTTCGCCACGCATCCGTTTCGACGCGGGAAATCGCCCGCCGGCAGGAACCGTCTCGCGGCTTGCAGGGCGCATGGGACCGGGCCTTCGCCAACTATGCACGCCAGCGCGACATGATTCTGCAACGCCCCGATTGA
- a CDS encoding GntR family transcriptional regulator: MATELTLEADAPLYQRIARWLEEQIGSGALQSGDRVPSERQIADELGASRMTARQALKSLEKRGLVETRVGRGVFVAHPVIEKESRTLHGFTEEMQRGGRKVSSVVLDAGIGAADAEVARGLDIAENTLVHRLVRVRLVDAEPLAMERTEIPVSLAPGLLEKTDFSKDSLYRVLRDVYGVIPTEAEETVRADLADTAAISALHIPATAPVLRFTRRTFDSAGRPLEYVRSVYRADCFTMRVKLSLTKAP, from the coding sequence ATGGCAACCGAACTCACGCTCGAGGCTGACGCTCCGCTCTACCAGCGCATCGCGCGCTGGCTGGAGGAACAGATCGGTTCGGGCGCATTGCAGAGCGGCGACCGTGTTCCCTCCGAAAGACAGATCGCCGACGAGCTCGGCGCCAGCCGCATGACGGCGCGTCAGGCGCTGAAATCGCTTGAAAAGCGCGGACTGGTCGAAACGCGCGTCGGGCGCGGCGTCTTCGTCGCCCATCCCGTCATCGAGAAGGAATCGCGCACTCTCCACGGTTTTACGGAGGAGATGCAGCGCGGCGGCAGGAAAGTGTCGAGCGTCGTTCTCGATGCCGGCATCGGTGCGGCGGATGCCGAAGTGGCGCGCGGCCTCGACATCGCGGAGAACACGCTGGTCCACCGCCTCGTGCGCGTGCGTCTGGTCGATGCCGAGCCGCTCGCCATGGAACGCACCGAAATCCCCGTTTCGCTGGCGCCGGGTCTGCTCGAAAAGACGGACTTCTCCAAGGATTCGCTCTATCGCGTCCTGCGCGACGTCTACGGCGTCATTCCCACAGAGGCCGAGGAAACGGTGCGCGCCGACCTCGCCGACACGGCGGCGATTTCCGCGCTCCACATACCCGCCACCGCTCCGGTTCTCCGCTTCACCCGCCGCACCTTCGACAGCGCCGGGCGGCCGCTGGAATATGTGCGCTCCGTCTATCGGGCCGACTGCTTCACCATGCGGGTCAAACTCAGTCTGACGAAGGCACCATGA
- a CDS encoding SIS domain-containing protein, producing the protein MTDAPTAQAYLTELTARIGALFAANADAIAKAADAVEATAKKDGLVYIFGTGHSHVLAEEAHYRAGGLALTVPILATATMLHEGAIASTAFERMSGVVQPIFDRYPVGPNDVLFVVSNSGVNAAPVEAAKIGKERGATVIAITSETYSREAARGRTRLADVADIVLDNGAPSGDATIPVSGSELKVGPVSTSIGAALMNAVLVEAAARLQSSGASAPIYLSANMPGAAENNAELVKRYRPRNPHL; encoded by the coding sequence ATGACCGACGCTCCCACAGCACAGGCCTATCTGACCGAACTGACCGCCCGTATCGGCGCGCTCTTCGCCGCCAATGCTGACGCGATCGCAAAGGCGGCCGACGCCGTCGAGGCTACGGCGAAGAAGGACGGGCTCGTCTATATCTTCGGCACCGGCCACAGCCATGTGCTGGCCGAGGAGGCGCATTATCGCGCCGGCGGTCTCGCGCTGACCGTTCCCATCCTTGCCACGGCGACCATGCTGCATGAAGGAGCGATCGCCTCGACCGCCTTTGAACGCATGTCGGGCGTCGTCCAGCCGATCTTCGACCGCTATCCGGTCGGGCCGAACGACGTGCTCTTCGTCGTCTCCAACAGCGGCGTGAACGCCGCACCGGTCGAAGCCGCGAAGATCGGCAAGGAGCGCGGCGCAACCGTGATCGCCATCACCTCGGAGACATATTCGCGGGAAGCTGCCCGAGGTCGCACACGGCTTGCAGATGTCGCCGACATCGTCCTCGACAATGGCGCGCCTTCCGGAGACGCGACGATTCCCGTTTCGGGCAGCGAACTCAAGGTCGGGCCGGTGTCGACGTCGATCGGCGCGGCGCTGATGAATGCCGTGCTGGTTGAAGCTGCGGCGCGCCTGCAATCCTCCGGCGCGAGCGCGCCCATCTATCTCAGCGCCAACATGCCGGGCGCGGCGGAAAACAACGCCGAACTGGTCAAGCGCTACAGACCGCGCAATCCGCATCTTTGA
- a CDS encoding extracellular solute-binding protein, whose protein sequence is MKSRLFAVAGFATLLMAGTAWAEPVSITLWHMEQPPHRVQRMQELLDEFNKAHPDIAVKQEPQSWGEVYAKAPAAFAAGTGPDLLFGIPDFTTVIKGIDAVVPVDDLAKDLEAKHGFVPATIAPYQYDGHTWAIPAYNMAISMWYRNSALKEAGIEVPKTWSEWKAAAEKLSVDGKYGVGLPANKQLYTDQTVYALMVNSGAQDIYAEDGAITFDKPETVAAFETYGALQKLSPPDSTSWTWGEAEACFASAACGTILQFSVINTYETQAEADAADLGVAPVPHADDKSESGTISYSNAIMLTTKDEAKQAAAKTFLAWLLEPANYGRFLTMEPGLFLPVTNDGATAESFWSDPVVTKYKAQVETMIANSKNGKLFGFTTGKVFPSIGAISGQNVIAEALQKMVVDGQSAADAVKFGQTRMSEIAGK, encoded by the coding sequence ATGAAGTCCAGACTTTTCGCAGTCGCAGGTTTCGCCACGCTTCTGATGGCCGGCACCGCCTGGGCGGAGCCGGTGAGCATCACGCTCTGGCACATGGAGCAGCCGCCGCATCGCGTGCAGCGGATGCAGGAACTGCTCGACGAGTTCAACAAGGCGCATCCGGATATCGCGGTGAAGCAGGAGCCGCAGAGCTGGGGCGAGGTCTATGCCAAGGCGCCGGCCGCCTTCGCCGCCGGCACCGGGCCGGACCTGCTGTTCGGCATTCCGGACTTCACCACAGTCATCAAGGGCATCGACGCGGTCGTGCCGGTGGACGATCTCGCCAAGGATCTGGAGGCAAAGCACGGCTTCGTGCCGGCGACCATCGCGCCCTATCAGTATGACGGACACACCTGGGCCATCCCCGCCTACAACATGGCGATCTCCATGTGGTACCGGAACAGCGCGCTGAAGGAAGCCGGCATCGAGGTGCCGAAGACCTGGAGCGAGTGGAAAGCAGCGGCCGAAAAGCTCTCCGTCGATGGCAAATACGGCGTCGGCCTGCCTGCCAACAAGCAGCTCTACACCGACCAGACCGTCTACGCGCTGATGGTCAACAGCGGCGCGCAGGATATCTATGCCGAGGATGGCGCGATCACCTTCGACAAGCCGGAGACGGTCGCCGCCTTCGAGACCTATGGCGCGCTGCAAAAGCTTTCGCCGCCGGATTCCACGAGCTGGACCTGGGGCGAGGCCGAGGCCTGCTTCGCAAGCGCTGCCTGCGGCACCATCCTCCAGTTCAGCGTTATCAACACCTACGAGACGCAGGCGGAGGCCGATGCCGCCGACCTCGGCGTCGCCCCGGTGCCGCACGCCGACGACAAATCGGAGTCGGGCACGATCTCCTACTCCAACGCCATCATGCTGACGACCAAGGACGAGGCCAAGCAGGCCGCCGCAAAGACCTTCCTGGCCTGGCTGCTGGAGCCCGCGAATTACGGCCGCTTCCTGACCATGGAGCCGGGGCTTTTCCTGCCCGTCACCAATGATGGAGCGACCGCGGAATCGTTCTGGAGCGATCCGGTCGTGACCAAGTACAAGGCCCAGGTCGAGACGATGATCGCCAACTCCAAGAACGGCAAGCTGTTCGGCTTCACCACCGGCAAGGTCTTCCCGTCCATCGGCGCGATCTCCGGCCAGAACGTCATCGCCGAGGCGCTTCAGAAAATGGTCGTCGATGGCCAGAGCGCGGCCGATGCGGTGAAGTTTGGCCAGACCCGGATGAGCGAGATCGCGGGGAAATAG
- a CDS encoding sugar ABC transporter permease — MTSHRLAFLFVTPALIFLAAVLGWPLVQAIILSFQNVGVIGTAGSWVGFDNYVSVLGGAGFWNAFGRSVLWVVANAVVQTALALGVALILHQKFPGVRIARTWIILTWIVPTVVVVIIWRWLLSTSGGMVNPLLIQFGIIDRPVGFFATREGAMASLVMINSWRWFPFTALMMLAGLTRIPADLYEAARIDGASAVRRFTRITWPLLQPTLMVLGVVGTLLSFNVFDVIWLLTAGGPSQATQTLPVLIYETAFKGYRLSEAATVSVLTSLLLMGFALLATRAMTASEEAR; from the coding sequence ATGACCTCCCATCGCCTCGCCTTCCTCTTCGTCACGCCGGCGCTCATCTTCCTCGCCGCAGTGCTCGGCTGGCCGCTGGTGCAGGCGATCATCCTCTCGTTCCAGAATGTCGGCGTGATCGGCACGGCCGGAAGCTGGGTCGGCTTCGACAATTACGTCTCGGTCCTTGGCGGCGCCGGCTTCTGGAACGCCTTCGGGCGCAGCGTACTGTGGGTCGTCGCCAATGCCGTCGTGCAGACGGCGCTTGCGCTTGGCGTGGCGCTGATCCTCCACCAGAAATTCCCCGGCGTGCGCATAGCCCGCACCTGGATCATCCTCACCTGGATCGTGCCCACCGTGGTCGTCGTCATCATCTGGCGCTGGCTGTTGTCGACATCCGGCGGCATGGTCAATCCGCTGCTGATCCAGTTCGGGATCATCGACCGCCCGGTCGGCTTCTTCGCCACCCGCGAAGGCGCCATGGCCTCGCTGGTCATGATCAACTCCTGGCGCTGGTTCCCCTTCACCGCGCTGATGATGCTGGCCGGGCTGACGCGCATTCCCGCGGACCTCTACGAAGCTGCGCGCATAGATGGCGCGAGCGCGGTCAGGCGTTTCACCCGCATCACCTGGCCATTGCTCCAGCCGACGCTGATGGTTCTGGGCGTGGTCGGCACGCTGCTTTCCTTCAACGTCTTCGACGTGATCTGGCTGCTGACGGCGGGCGGCCCCTCACAGGCGACCCAGACGCTGCCGGTGCTGATCTACGAGACGGCCTTCAAGGGCTACAGACTCAGCGAGGCGGCCACCGTCTCCGTGCTCACCAGCCTGCTCCTGATGGGTTTCGCCCTGCTCGCCACGCGCGCCATGACGGCCAGCGAGGAGGCGAGATGA
- a CDS encoding carbohydrate ABC transporter permease, producing MKRTLPQSLALYGGLALLVLVIGLPFWWVVTGSIKLPREIISRIPTMVPHSFTPQHFEKLFQSTDFPAYFVNSLVVALFSTAFTIALALPAAYAFFRMEFPGRAALYRVILLAYAFPSVVVLIPIYGLFARLGLIDTRTSLVIVNIAFALPFSIWMMRSFLASVPREIEEAAVIDGAPPRVILLRILTPLIAPGIASVAIFTFIASWTEYLFASVLIVSDAKRTVPVGFAGIIGQYQIDWGLLLAGATAATIPVVILFAFVGRWFVSGLTEGAVK from the coding sequence ATGAAACGCACGCTGCCACAATCCCTTGCGCTCTATGGCGGGCTGGCGCTGCTCGTCCTCGTCATCGGCCTGCCCTTCTGGTGGGTGGTCACCGGCTCGATCAAGCTGCCCCGCGAAATCATCAGCCGCATACCGACGATGGTGCCGCATTCCTTCACGCCGCAGCATTTCGAAAAGCTGTTCCAGTCGACGGATTTTCCGGCCTATTTCGTCAACAGCCTCGTGGTGGCGCTGTTCTCGACCGCCTTCACCATCGCTCTGGCGCTGCCGGCGGCCTACGCCTTCTTCCGGATGGAATTTCCGGGTCGCGCCGCGCTCTACCGCGTCATCCTGCTCGCCTATGCCTTCCCGAGCGTCGTCGTGCTCATCCCGATCTACGGGCTGTTCGCTCGGCTCGGTCTGATCGACACGCGCACCAGCCTCGTCATCGTCAACATCGCCTTCGCGCTGCCCTTCTCGATCTGGATGATGCGCTCCTTCCTCGCCTCGGTGCCGCGCGAGATCGAGGAAGCGGCCGTCATCGACGGCGCGCCGCCGCGCGTCATCCTCCTGCGCATCCTGACGCCGCTGATCGCGCCGGGCATAGCCAGCGTCGCCATCTTCACCTTCATCGCTTCGTGGACAGAATATCTGTTCGCTTCCGTCCTCATCGTATCGGATGCGAAACGAACCGTTCCCGTCGGCTTCGCCGGCATCATCGGACAATACCAGATCGACTGGGGCCTGCTGCTCGCGGGCGCTACCGCCGCGACGATCCCCGTCGTCATCCTCTTCGCCTTCGTCGGCCGCTGGTTCGTCTCCGGCCTCACCGAAGGCGCGGTCAAATAG